One genomic window of Gossypium hirsutum isolate 1008001.06 chromosome D11, Gossypium_hirsutum_v2.1, whole genome shotgun sequence includes the following:
- the LOC107913046 gene encoding late embryogenesis abundant protein D-11-like, with product MAHFQNQYSAPEVTQTDAYGNPTRRTDEYGNPIPTQETGRGILGIGGHHHGGHHGLHRTGSSSSSSSSSEDEGTGKKKKGLKQRLKEKIPGNKEHQSQATSTTTPGQGATYHQQHHEKKGVMDKIKEKLPGHHNP from the exons atGGCACACTTTCAGAATCAATATTCTGCTCCCGAAGTTACGCAAACTGACGCATATGGCAACCCAACTCGCCGGACAGACGAGTACGGCAACCCAATCCCGACTCAGGAGACTGGCCGTGGAATTCTAGGGATCGGTGGACATCATCACGGAGGCCATCATGGACTCCATCGTACTGGAAGTTCCTCTAGCTCGAGCTCA TCTTCGGAAGACGAAGGAAcggggaagaagaagaagggaCTGAAACAGAGGCTAAAGGAGAAGATACCAGGTAACAAAGAGCATCAATCTCAGGCCACCTCAACTACAACCCCAGGGCAGGGGGCTACGTATCACCAGCAGCACCACGAGAAGAAAGGAGTGATGGATAAGATCAAGGAGAAGCTCCCTGGTCACCACAACCCTTGA
- the LOC107913048 gene encoding AAA-ATPase At1g43910, protein MLKELPSLSTILSAYASFSAMAMLFRTILNEMLPERMQNYIASKIYDFTAAYFSSDFTFIIEDRWRAGDNQMFRAAEIYLPTIIGPSSDSILVGSDDSSDPTAPPKRSIPVDCRIKDNYDGMRLEWTLSSIDPKKFYVPPKRFFSLTCKKRDRERVEQRYFPFINKTAQEIINKSESLSIYTYDQECSMWDPTVFKHPATFETLAMEPHLKEFIMKDLDSFVERKEFFENVGRAWKRGYLLYGPPGTGKSSLVAAIANYMRYDVYDLQFQSVRNDSDLRRILTSTTNRSILLIEDIDCSTKVSHNRTKVKEKSEEEEDDDEDRDETKRPFSIDPGVTLSGLLNFIDGLWSTCGNERIIIFTTNHKEKLDPALLRPGRMDVHIYMGYCSPAGFRKLAASYLGIKDDKLFGRIDDLIKSVEVTPAEVAQQLMISNEPKVALESLIEFLNAKKDIEEAAEKENSIEEEEVTEEMEVERQNSMLAESETRCIYLT, encoded by the exons ATGTTGAAGGAGTTACCTTCTTTGTCTACTATTCTCTCCGCTTATGCCTCTTTTTCAGCCATGGCTATGTTATTCCGTACCATCTTAAATGAAATGCTCCCTGAAAGGATGCAAAACTACATTGCCTCTAAGATTTACGACTTCACAGCTGCTTACTTCTCATCAGACTTCACCTTCATAATTGAAGACCGATGGCGCGCCGGCGATAACCAAATGTTTCGAGCTGCGGAGATATACTTGCCCACCATAATTGGACCCTCCAGCGACAGTATTCTCGTAGGTTCCGATGACTCCAGTGATCCCACCGCACCACCAAAACGAAGCATCCCTGTAGATTGCAGGATCAAGGATAATTATGATGGCATGCGCTTGGAATGGACTTTATCTTCCATTGACCCAAAAAAGTTTTACGTCCCCCCTAAGAGATTCTTCAGCTTGACCTGCAAGAAAAGAGATAGAGAAAGAGTTGAGCAAAGGTACTTCCCTTTTATTAACAAGACTGCACAAGAAATTATAAACAAGAGTGAGAGCCTCAGTATTTACACATACGATCAAGAGTGCTCCATGTGGGATCCCACAGTTTTCAAGCACCCTGCAACATTTGAGACCCTGGCAATGGAGCCCCACCTTAAGGAGTTCATAATGAAGGATCTTGACTCATTCGTGGAACGCAAGGAGTTCTTCGAGAACGTTGGCAGGGCTTGGAAACGAGGGTACCTTTTGTATGGTCCACCTGGGACAGGAAAATCATCACTGGTTGCTGCAATTGCGAATTACATGAGATATGATGTATATGATCTTCAGTTTCAAAGCGTTAGAAACGATTCCGATCTCAGACGCATACTCACATCCACCACGAACCGCTCCATTCTGCTTATTGAAGACATAGATTGTAGCACAAAAGTGTCACATAATCGAACCAAGGTCAAGGAAaaaagtgaagaagaagaagatgatgatgaagataGAGATGAAACCAAACGTCCCTTCTCTATCGATCCAGGG GTAACACTGTCAGGCTTACTCAACTTCATTGATGGATTGTGGTCGACCTGTGGGAACGAAAGAATCATAATCTTCACCACAAATCATAAAGAAAAGTTAGATCCGGCGCTGCTACGGCCAGGGCGAATGGACGTGCATATTTACATGGGATATTGTAGTCCAGCAGGATTCAGAAAACTTGCAGCTTCATATCTTGGGATCAAAGACGACAAACTGTTTGGCCGCATTGATGATCTGATTAAAAGTGTGGAGGTTACTCCAGCTGAAGTGGCACAACAACTAATGATCAGTAATGAACCAAAAGTTGCACTCGAAAGTCTCATCGAATTTCTTAACGCGAAGAAGGATATAGAGGAAGCAGCAGAGAAGGAAAATAGTATTGAAGAAGAGGAAGTAACAGAAGAAATGGAGGTTGAAAGACAAAATTCAATGCTTGCTGAGTCCGAAACAAGATGCATATATTTGACTTAG